The following coding sequences lie in one Lolium perenne isolate Kyuss_39 chromosome 2, Kyuss_2.0, whole genome shotgun sequence genomic window:
- the LOC127329804 gene encoding eukaryotic translation initiation factor 2 subunit beta, with amino-acid sequence MASAAMASWREEDPEVVEEEQGESIVLEGEDNDEDYEQLLGRLYSLLGENNPGLAGRTHMTVMTYPTLLREGTKKTVFVNFMDSCRKMRRQPKHVMDFLLSELAASGSLDGQQRLVVKGRFSPRNLESLLRRYIYEYVICNGCKGTDTTLSRENRLLFLRCEQCGSSRSVAPIRAGFIARVTRVRT; translated from the exons GTTGTAGAGGAGGAGCAAGGGGAAAGCATTGTGCTTGAAGGAGAGGACAATGACGAAGACTATGAACAG CTACTGGGCAGATTGTACAGCCTTCTTGGCGAAAACAATCCAGGTCTTGCCGGGAGGACGCACATGACAGTTATGACCTATCCTACTCTTCTTAGGGAGGGCACAAAGAAGACAGTATTCGTGAATTTCATGGACTCCTGTCGAAA GATGCGTAGGCAGCCAAAACATGTGATGGACTTCTTGCTTTCTGAACTGGCAGCAAGTGGATCACTTGATGGGCAGCAGAGATTGGTAGTGAAAGGAAGATTTTCGCCGAGAAACTTAGAATCTCTCCTAAGAAGATATATCT ATGAGTATGTGATTTGCAATGGATGCAAAGGCACTGATACCACTCTGTCCAGGGAAAATCGTCTCCTCTTCCTTCGCTGCGAGCAG TGTGGGTCCTCGAGGTCCGTGGCTCCAATCAGGGCTGGATTTATCGCGCGGGTCACTCGTGTAAGGACTTGA